The genomic region TTGGCACTTCGCACCTCATATCTGCAGCGGGCGATAAGAAACGCTCATGCACCGCAAGAGCGGATCTGATCCGGCACCGCTCCTTGACGAAGTTGCACCATAGCTGAGACAAAGAGCCCTCCAACTGGGACAGCGGGTAGAACTTTTCCGCCTTCGCCGACTCGGCGGTGGTACAGCGCTCTGCACAGGATCTTCCATGGACAGAACCAATACCTTCCTAACGACACCGCCGCCCCTCGACGCCACCATCGGCGACCTGGGCCGGCGGTCGCCGGCGGAACCGTTCTACGGGCGCGTGGAGGAATGGAGCGGAACCCGCCTGACCGGTTGGGCGCTGTCGGTGGCACAGCCTGACGCTCCAGTCCCGCTCCGCATCGCCGTCGGACCGGTCGATGCACCAGCCACCGCCATCGTCGTGCCGGACCGCGAGAGCGGCGTCTTGTCGCAGTTGCTCAGTCGGCCGATGCGCTGCGGCTTCGACATCGACCTCGCCGCCCTGTTCCCCGGCACCGACCCGGCGCGGACGCCGGTGTCCGTGCGGATTGCGGCGAGCGGACATCTTCTGGAAAATGGCCTGTCCGCTCCCGCCGCCCGCAAGGTGGAGGCCAACATCGACAGCGTCGAAGGACCGCGGATCGTCGGTTGGGCGGTCAACACCGAGGACGAGCAGGAGGCCGTGGCCGTCGACATCGCGGTGGACGGCGTCACCATCGCCGGGGTGGTGGCCAACCAGCAGCGTCGCGACCTGCTGTCGCGCTTCGCCACCTGCGACCACGGATTCGAAGTGCTGCTGTCCGTCCGGTCGGGGCGGACGCTCGAGCTGCGCGACCGGCGCGACGGCTCCGTTCTCTTCGGCCCCATTCCCATCGCCCTGGACGAGCGCAACACCGTCCCGGACGACCGGTTGGCCGACCGGTTGGACGAGCTTGCCGGCATTCTTCGGGAGATCCGGGCCGAGGTGCCGCGCCGCCGCAATGCCGCCGCCCGCTCTCTCGCCGACTACACCGCCTACTTCAACGATTGCTACGCGGAAACCGCCGCGCGCCGCCAGAGCCTTTCGGCGCGCGCCGCGGCCCTGTCGGCGCGCCCGTCCTTCTCCGTGGTGATGCCCGTCTGCGATCCGCCGCTGTGGATGCTGGCGGAGGCGATCGAGTCCGTGCGCGCCCAGGCCTATGGGCATTGGGAGCTGTGCATCGCCGACGATGCATCCCGCGACGACGGGGTCCGCCTGCTGATCCGCCGCGAAGCCGCGCGGGATCCCCGGATCCGGGCTGTGTTCTGCGAATCCCGCGGCGGGGTGAGCGCCGCCACCAACCGGGCTCTGTCGCTGGCCTCCGGCGACTATGTGGCCTTCCTGGACCATGACGACCGGCTGTCCGCCGACGCGCTTCTGTGCATGGCCGATGCCTTGCACCGTGACCCCGTGCCAGTGCTGTACAGCGACGAGGACCGCATCGCGCCCGACGGCCGCCACGTCGCCCCCGCCTTCAAGCCGGACTTCGACCCCGAGCTGCTGACCGCCATCAACTATGTCTGCCACCTCCTGGTGGTCGAACGGCGGCGCCTGCTGGAGGTGGGCGGTCTGCGGGAGGGGACCGAGGGCGTCCAGGACCACGACCTCGTGCTGCGCCTTCTGGAGCGCGTCGGCGCCGCCGGCATCCGGCATGTTCCCCGCATCCTCTACCACTGGCGCATCAATCCCGCCTCGCTTTCGGGCGCCGGCGACCACACCGCCATCCTGGCCGGCATCGGGCGCGTGGTCGGCGAGCATCTCCAGCGGACCGGCTCCCGCGCCACGGCCACCGCCGACCATGAGACCCACAGCCGCTCCGGCGGGCTGTTCTGCGCCCGGGTCCGCCATCCCCTGCCGCCTCTTCCCCCGGCAGTGTCCATCGTCGTGCCCACCAGGGATGCCGTCGAATTGGTGGGCGACTGCGTATCGAGCCTGCTGGCGAAGACCGATTATCCGGACTACGAGATCGTCCTGGTCGATCACGACAGCGCCGACCCGCGCTCGCGCCCATTCTTCGACAGTCTTGCCCGGGACCCGCGGGTGCGCGTCGTCGATTTCCACGGCCCCTTCAACTGGGCTGCGATCAACAACGCCGCGGCGTCGGTCTGCCGGGGCGGCGCCCTG from Azospirillum sp. TSH58 harbors:
- a CDS encoding glycosyltransferase, with the translated sequence MDRTNTFLTTPPPLDATIGDLGRRSPAEPFYGRVEEWSGTRLTGWALSVAQPDAPVPLRIAVGPVDAPATAIVVPDRESGVLSQLLSRPMRCGFDIDLAALFPGTDPARTPVSVRIAASGHLLENGLSAPAARKVEANIDSVEGPRIVGWAVNTEDEQEAVAVDIAVDGVTIAGVVANQQRRDLLSRFATCDHGFEVLLSVRSGRTLELRDRRDGSVLFGPIPIALDERNTVPDDRLADRLDELAGILREIRAEVPRRRNAAARSLADYTAYFNDCYAETAARRQSLSARAAALSARPSFSVVMPVCDPPLWMLAEAIESVRAQAYGHWELCIADDASRDDGVRLLIRREAARDPRIRAVFCESRGGVSAATNRALSLASGDYVAFLDHDDRLSADALLCMADALHRDPVPVLYSDEDRIAPDGRHVAPAFKPDFDPELLTAINYVCHLLVVERRRLLEVGGLREGTEGVQDHDLVLRLLERVGAAGIRHVPRILYHWRINPASLSGAGDHTAILAGIGRVVGEHLQRTGSRATATADHETHSRSGGLFCARVRHPLPPLPPAVSIVVPTRDAVELVGDCVSSLLAKTDYPDYEIVLVDHDSADPRSRPFFDSLARDPRVRVVDFHGPFNWAAINNAAASVCRGGALCFLNNDIVAITPSWLSEMVSLLARPGVGAVGAKLLYPNGTVQHAGVVLGAGDAAGQVAGHAFAGLGADEPGHLGQAVLPRTVSAVTGACLLTSRNAFEAVGGFDMVHLPVAYADVDYCLKLQQAGLRVVWTPHARLYHFETQTRGTDDTPEKMERLAGEARHLRARWGDRLRNDPFYNPHFEPLGPTYRLLRPLPEQDGF